A part of Synergistaceae bacterium genomic DNA contains:
- a CDS encoding flagellar protein FlaG, which yields MEVKLLSRETTPFEKPRSEVPPGFKTVTAPNKAEAPLPLDMMKATESESEAVLNRETVADLTERAAELLSVFDRELKYEVLKEAGVVQLQVIDARDGRVVRKVPADEIIKLIQAMKEKLDDRVDVWA from the coding sequence ATGGAAGTCAAACTGTTATCGCGGGAAACGACGCCTTTCGAGAAGCCCCGCAGCGAAGTCCCGCCAGGATTTAAGACTGTGACCGCGCCGAACAAGGCCGAGGCACCTTTGCCCTTGGACATGATGAAAGCTACCGAATCCGAGAGCGAGGCAGTTTTGAACCGGGAAACGGTGGCGGATTTGACGGAGCGGGCGGCGGAATTGTTGTCCGTCTTTGATCGGGAGCTGAAGTATGAGGTTCTGAAAGAGGCGGGCGTAGTTCAGCTTCAGGTGATTGACGCTCGTGATGGTCGGGTGGTGCGCAAGGTCCCGGCGGACGAGATAATCAAGCTCATCCAGGCCATGAAGGAAAAG